Proteins from a genomic interval of Antedon mediterranea chromosome 5, ecAntMedi1.1, whole genome shotgun sequence:
- the LOC140049371 gene encoding arylsulfatase A-like, translated as MLTTTILCLLTLEYSVAYTDKPNVVIFLADDMGYADLQSYGNPLSMTPNIDKLERSGLKFTQMYSASPLCSASRAGLLTGRYPVRTGVWNTDPDGVAVFTPKSILGLPLNETTIPEMLATQGYKSAIIGKWHLGVGLSKQYLPLNQGFDHFFGLPYSHESCFCSPCFYPDIECDFDMYNASFPCPLMLENDIIEQPLDLTTLAERQVRAARSWIQEFACNETPFFLYYSSLHPHIPQFAGRRYINQTKGGKYTDSLAELDWEIGEVMDELRKNDLIKNTLVLFTSDNGPDKYSHTQGGFSGSMRCGKFCTFDGGSRVPAVASWPGHIKQGVSMELLSHLDIWPTLRRLSGTPMDYFDIILDGYDISDVLFNGVKSPRESLLYYNYMPDPETGPYAIRNNRFKALFITENIFGTDPNDLDPMCRSGNATEIHERPLIYDLLVDPEERFDIASNSALVTEMMVKLMNKESKVLFGPSVLAQVNSTVKLCCLSSCEPFPECCQCPSIYSLDLFPIQNVCREGRKE; from the exons ATGTTGACTACAACAATACTATGCCTACTCACTCTAGAATACAGTGTAGCTTATACAGATAAACCTAATGTTGTAATCTTTCTTGCTGACGACATGGGATACGCTGACCTACAAAGTTACGGTAATCCGCTATCGATGACTCcaaatatagataaattggAGAGATCGGGGTTGAAGTTTACACAAATGTACAGTGCTAGTCCATTATGTAGCGCTTCAAG GGCTGGACTACTAACTGGGCGTTATCCTGTTCGCACTGGAGTTTGGAACACCGATCCGGATGGCGTTGCCGTCTTTACGCCAAAATCTATTCTTGGACTACCATTAAACGAGACAACTATTCCTGAAATGCTAGCCACCCAAGGCTACAAATCTGCCATCATCGGAAAATGGCACTTAGGTGTTGGACTGTCCAAACAATATCTACCTTTAAATCAAGGCTTTGATCATTTTTTTGGACTCCCATACAGCCATGAAAGTTGTTTTTGTAGTCCGTGCTTTTACCCAGATATAGAATGTGACTTCGACATGTACAATGCTTCTTTTCCTTGCCCTTTGATGCTGGAAAATGACATAATTGAGCAACCTCTAGACTTGACAACTTTAGCCGAGCGACAAGTAAGAGCAGCCAGAAGTTGGATACAAGAATTTGCTTGTAACGAAACgccattttttctttattattcatCCCTTCATCCACATATTCCACAATTCGCGGGCAGACGATACATAAATCAAACAAAGGGCGGTAAATATACAGATTCACTGGCTGAACTCGATTGGGAGATTGGCGAGGTGATGGACGAGTTAAGAAAAAATGATCTCATAAAAAACACATTGGTATTGTTCACATCAGATAATGG GCCTGATAAGTACTCACACACACAGGGAGGGTTTTCAGGATCAATGAGATGTGGAAAGTTTTGCACATTTGATGGTGGATCACGTGTACCCGCAGTTGCGTCATGGCCTGGTCATATCAAACAAGGTGTTTCAATGGAGCTTCTAAGTCATCTAGATATTTGGCCGACTTTAAGAAGATTAAGTGGTACTCCCATGGATTATTTCGACATTATTCTTGATGGCTATGATATTAGTGATGTTTTATTCAACGGTGTAAAG AGTCCACGAGAATCTCTTTTGTATTACAACTACATGCCCGACCCAGAGACAGGACCTTATGCGATTCGAAACAACCGTTTCAAAGCACTTTTTATTACAGAAAATATATTCGGAACCGATCCAAATGATTTGGACCCAATGTGCCGGTCTGGTAATGCCACTGAAATTCATGAACGACCACTTATTTATGATCTACTTGTTGATCCAGAAGAAAGATTTGACATTGCGAGCAACTCGGCATTGGTGACTGAAATGATGGTTAAATTGATGAACAAAGAATCAAAAGTCTTATTTGGACCAAGTGTTTTAGCTCAAGTAAATTCAACAGTAAAACTGTGTTGTTTATCAAGTTGTGAACCATTTCCAGAATGTTGTCAGTGTCCTTCTATTTATAGCTTAGATTTATTCCCTATCCAAAATGTATGCAGAGAAGGAAGAAAAGAGTAA
- the LOC140050087 gene encoding arylsulfatase A-like: MGYADLQSYGNPLSMTPNIDELERSGLKFTQMYSASPICSPSRAGLLTGRYPVRSGIWNKSAMSVFSTDATLGLPLNETTIPEMLATQGYKSAIIGKWHLGVGLSKEYLPLNQGFDHFFGLPYSHESCFSSACFYPDIECDFDMKNDSVPCPLMLENDIIEQPLDLTTLAERQVRAARSWIQEFACNETPFFLFYSSLHPHIPHFAGRRSTNQTKGGQYTDSLAELDWEIGEVMDELRKNDLLENTLVLFTSDNG; this comes from the exons ATGGGATACGCTGACCTACAAAGTTACGGTAATCCGCTATCGATGACTCCTAATATCGATGAATTGGAGAGATCGGGGTTGAAGTTTACACAAATGTACAGTGCTAGTCCAATCTGTAGCCCTTCAAG GGCTGGTTTGCTGACGGGTCGTTATCCAGTTCGTAGTGGAATTTGGAATAAAAGTGCAATGTCAGTTTTTTCAACAGACGCAACTCTTGGACTTCCACTAAATGAGACAACTATTCCAGAAATGCTAGCAACCCAAGGCTACAAATCTGCCATCATCGGAAAATGGCACTTAGGTGTTGGACTGTCCAAAGAATATCTACCTTTAAATCAAGGCTTTGATCATTTTTTTGGACTCCCATACAGCCATGAAAGTTGTTTTTCTAGTGCGTGCTTTTACCCAGATATAGAATGTGACTTCGACATGAAGAATGATTCTGTTCCTTGCCCTTTGATGCTGGAAAATGACATAATTGAGCAACCTCTAGACTTGACGACTTTAGCAGAGCGACAAGTAAGAGCAGCCAGAAGTTGGATACAAGAATTTGCTTGTAACGAAACaccattttttcttttttactcATCCCTTCATCCACACATTCCACATTTCGCTGGCAGACGATCCACGAATCAAACAAAGGGTGGACAATATACAGATTCGCTGGCTGAACTCGATTGGGAGATTGGTGAGGTTATGGACGAGTTAAGAAAAAATGATCTCCTAGAAAATACATTGGTATTGTTCACATCAGATAATGGGTAA